In Denitratisoma sp. DHT3, one DNA window encodes the following:
- the ndhC gene encoding NADH-quinone oxidoreductase subunit A has protein sequence MLENYFPIFVFVLVGLVFGFLPIILGRVLGPYRPDSEKISAYECGFEPFEDARMQFDVRYYLIAIIFILFDLEIAFLVPWAAIFREIADTPAVRMFGFVEMLVFLGILVVGYVYAWAKGALDWE, from the coding sequence ATGCTGGAAAACTACTTTCCCATCTTCGTCTTCGTTCTGGTGGGCCTGGTCTTCGGCTTTCTGCCAATCATCCTGGGCCGTGTTCTCGGCCCTTATCGCCCCGATAGCGAGAAAATCTCCGCCTACGAATGCGGCTTCGAGCCCTTCGAGGATGCGCGCATGCAGTTCGACGTGCGCTACTACCTGATTGCGATCATCTTCATCCTGTTCGATCTGGAAATCGCCTTCCTGGTTCCCTGGGCGGCGATCTTTCGCGAGATCGCCGATACGCCGGCGGTCCGGATGTTCGGTTTTGTCGAGATGCTGGTGTTTCTGGGCATTCTGGTGGTCGGCTACGTGTATGCCTGGGCCAAGGGCGCTCTCGACTGGGAATGA
- a CDS encoding NADH-quinone oxidoreductase subunit D, producing MADIRNYTLNLGPQHPAAHGVLRLILELDGEVIVRADPHIGLLHRATEKLAETRTWIQSVPYMDRLDYVSMMCNEHAYCMAIEKLLGIQVPERAQYIRVLFDEVTRLLNHQLNIGTHALDIGAMAVCLYTFRDREELMDAYEAVSGARMHAAYYRPGGVYRDLPDRMPQYKVSKWKNEKVVRDLNEDRQGSLLDYLEAFTERYDARCDEYEDLLTDNRIWKQRTVGVGVVTPERALQLGFTGPMLRGSGIEWDVRKKRPYGVYDRMDFDIPVGVNGDSYDRYLVRMEEMRQSNRIIRQCIDWLRKNPGPVISDNHKVAPPSREKMKSNMEELIHHFKLFSEGIHVPAGEAYVGIEHPKGEFGVYLISDGANKPYRLKLRAPGFPHLAAMDEMAKGHMIADAVTIIGTMDVVFGEIDR from the coding sequence GTGGCTGATATCCGCAATTACACTCTGAACCTGGGGCCGCAGCATCCGGCCGCCCACGGCGTGCTGCGCCTGATCCTGGAGCTGGACGGCGAAGTGATCGTGCGCGCCGACCCGCACATCGGTCTGCTCCATCGGGCGACCGAGAAGCTGGCCGAGACCCGCACCTGGATCCAGTCGGTGCCCTACATGGACCGTCTCGACTACGTGTCGATGATGTGCAACGAGCACGCCTACTGCATGGCGATCGAGAAGCTGCTGGGCATCCAGGTGCCCGAGCGCGCCCAGTACATCCGGGTGCTGTTCGACGAGGTCACGCGGCTGCTGAATCATCAGCTCAACATCGGCACCCATGCCCTGGACATCGGTGCGATGGCGGTCTGTCTCTACACCTTCCGCGATCGGGAGGAGTTGATGGACGCCTACGAGGCGGTATCCGGCGCCCGGATGCATGCGGCCTATTACCGGCCGGGCGGCGTCTATCGGGATCTGCCCGATCGGATGCCGCAGTACAAGGTGTCCAAGTGGAAAAACGAGAAGGTGGTACGCGACCTCAACGAGGATCGCCAGGGCTCCCTGCTCGATTATCTGGAAGCATTCACCGAACGCTACGATGCGCGCTGCGACGAGTACGAGGACCTGCTGACCGACAACCGGATCTGGAAGCAGCGCACGGTCGGCGTCGGCGTGGTAACGCCGGAGCGCGCGCTCCAGCTGGGTTTCACCGGTCCCATGCTGCGCGGTTCCGGCATCGAATGGGACGTGCGCAAGAAGCGCCCCTACGGGGTGTATGACCGGATGGACTTCGATATTCCGGTCGGCGTCAATGGCGACTCCTACGATCGCTACCTGGTGCGCATGGAAGAGATGCGCCAGTCCAATCGCATCATCCGGCAGTGCATCGACTGGCTGCGCAAGAACCCGGGACCGGTGATTTCGGACAATCACAAGGTGGCGCCGCCGTCGCGCGAGAAGATGAAGTCCAACATGGAAGAGCTGATCCATCACTTCAAACTCTTCTCCGAAGGTATCCATGTGCCCGCCGGCGAAGCCTATGTCGGCATCGAGCATCCCAAGGGCGAGTTCGGCGTCTATCTGATATCCGACGGCGCCAACAAGCCGTACCGCCTGAAGTTGCGCGCGCCCGGCTTCCCCCATCTCGCGGCCATGGACGAAATGGCCAAGGGCCACATGATCGCCGATGCAGTGACCATCATCGGCACCATGGACGTTGTTTTCGGTGAGATCGACCGCTAA
- a CDS encoding NADH-quinone oxidoreductase subunit C, with translation MSAKLEKLCQNLKQVLGDRVGEPVLACGEVTVEVAVGDYLDVARQLRDHADFRFEQLIDLCGVDYSTYSGWTGRRYAVVVHLNSVALNQQLRMRTFAESEEFPVVPSVNEVWNSANWFEREAFDLYGVHFDGHADLRRILTDYGFVGHPFRKDFPVSGYVEMRYDPEQRRVIYEPVSIEPREVTPRIVREGGYGRG, from the coding sequence ATGAGCGCCAAGCTGGAAAAGCTTTGTCAAAATCTCAAGCAGGTCCTTGGGGATCGTGTGGGCGAGCCCGTGCTGGCTTGCGGTGAGGTGACCGTCGAAGTGGCGGTCGGTGATTATCTGGATGTCGCACGGCAGTTGCGCGACCATGCCGATTTCCGCTTCGAACAGCTGATCGACCTCTGCGGGGTGGATTACTCGACCTACAGCGGCTGGACCGGCCGGCGCTACGCGGTGGTCGTGCATCTCAATTCGGTGGCGCTGAATCAGCAGCTGCGGATGCGGACCTTTGCCGAAAGCGAGGAGTTCCCGGTGGTGCCGTCGGTGAATGAGGTCTGGAACAGCGCCAACTGGTTCGAGCGCGAGGCCTTCGATCTCTACGGCGTGCATTTCGATGGTCATGCCGATCTGCGCCGCATCCTGACCGACTATGGTTTCGTGGGGCATCCTTTCCGCAAGGACTTCCCCGTTTCCGGATATGTGGAAATGCGCTACGACCCGGAGCAGCGGCGCGTGATTTACGAGCCCGTGTCCATCGAGCCGCGGGAAGTGACGCCGCGCATCGTGCGCGAAGGGGGCTACGGCCGTGGCTGA
- the nuoH gene encoding NADH-quinone oxidoreductase subunit NuoH: MDALLNLLQQVPPLFGPLWPLVWVLLKIFGIIVPLLVLVAYTTMGERRVMGAMHLRIGPNRVGPWGLLQPFADGIKLIIKEVITPSRADRSLYFLGPALAFAVALVSWAVVPFADGWVLADIDAGILAFLAITSFGVYGVIIAGWASNSKYPFLGAMRAAAQMVSYEVAMGLALICVVMVTNSLNLSEVVRVQQKGMFASMGLNFLSWNWLPLLPMFVVYLISGLAETNRAPFDVVEGESEIVAGHMMEYSGMGFALFFLAEYANMALVSAMTAIFFLGGWSSPVAFLPDGFGWLALKILFGLFFFIWVRSTFPRYRYDQIMRLGWKVFVPLCLVWILVIGIWMMSPFTIWK, translated from the coding sequence ATGGACGCGCTGCTGAACCTGCTGCAACAGGTCCCCCCGTTGTTCGGGCCGCTCTGGCCGCTGGTCTGGGTGCTGCTCAAGATCTTCGGCATCATCGTCCCGCTGCTGGTGCTGGTGGCCTACACCACGATGGGCGAGCGCCGGGTGATGGGCGCCATGCACCTGCGGATCGGCCCCAACCGGGTCGGTCCCTGGGGTCTCCTGCAGCCCTTCGCCGACGGCATCAAGCTGATCATCAAGGAAGTCATCACGCCATCCCGCGCGGACAGATCGCTCTATTTCCTCGGCCCCGCGCTGGCCTTCGCCGTGGCGCTGGTGTCCTGGGCGGTGGTGCCGTTCGCCGATGGCTGGGTGCTGGCCGACATCGATGCCGGCATCCTGGCCTTCCTGGCCATCACCTCCTTCGGCGTGTATGGGGTCATCATCGCCGGATGGGCCTCCAATTCCAAGTATCCGTTCCTCGGGGCGATGCGCGCCGCGGCCCAGATGGTGTCGTATGAAGTGGCGATGGGACTGGCGCTGATCTGCGTGGTGATGGTGACCAACAGCCTGAACCTGAGCGAGGTCGTGCGGGTCCAGCAGAAGGGCATGTTCGCCAGCATGGGGCTCAACTTCCTGTCCTGGAACTGGCTGCCGCTGCTGCCGATGTTCGTGGTGTATCTGATCTCCGGTCTGGCGGAAACCAACCGTGCGCCGTTCGACGTGGTCGAAGGCGAGTCGGAGATCGTCGCCGGCCACATGATGGAATATTCCGGCATGGGCTTCGCGCTGTTCTTCCTCGCCGAATACGCCAACATGGCCCTGGTATCGGCCATGACCGCGATCTTCTTCCTCGGCGGCTGGTCCTCTCCGGTGGCCTTCCTGCCGGACGGTTTCGGCTGGCTGGCGCTGAAGATCCTCTTCGGCCTGTTTTTCTTCATCTGGGTGCGCTCGACCTTCCCCCGCTATCGCTATGACCAGATCATGCGCCTGGGCTGGAAAGTGTTCGTCCCGTTGTGCCTGGTGTGGATCCTCGTCATCGGCATCTGGATGATGTCGCCCTTCACTATCTGGAAATAA
- the secG gene encoding preprotein translocase subunit SecG, translating to MDFLYSTALTVHLLVGAALIGLVLLQHGKGADMGAAFGSGASGSLFGASGSANFLSRVTAVLAAVFFLTSLGLTYLATTKPKAAASVMDRAAPTPAPTAPAVPSVPDGSKAKDVPK from the coding sequence ATGGATTTTCTGTATTCGACCGCATTGACGGTGCACTTGCTGGTGGGGGCGGCGCTGATCGGCCTGGTGTTGCTGCAGCATGGCAAGGGCGCCGACATGGGAGCGGCATTCGGCAGCGGCGCTTCGGGCAGCTTGTTCGGCGCTTCCGGTTCGGCCAATTTCCTCTCGCGCGTCACGGCCGTTCTGGCGGCGGTGTTCTTCCTGACCAGCCTGGGACTGACCTATCTGGCGACGACGAAACCCAAGGCGGCGGCCAGCGTGATGGATCGCGCCGCGCCGACCCCGGCTCCGACGGCACCCGCCGTGCCGAGCGTGCCCGACGGCTCCAAGGCCAAGGACGTGCCCAAATAG
- a CDS encoding NuoB/complex I 20 kDa subunit family protein: MSIEGILQEGFVTTTLDKVINWTRTGSIWPMTFGLACCAVEMIHVGCSRYDLDRFGSFFRPSPRQSDLMIVAGTLTNKMAPALRKVYDQMPEPRWVMSMGSCANGGGYYHYSYSVVRGCDRIVPVDIYVPGCPPTAEALLYSFIQLQNKVKRTNTIAR; encoded by the coding sequence ATGAGTATTGAGGGTATCTTGCAAGAAGGGTTCGTCACCACCACGCTGGACAAGGTGATCAACTGGACCCGCACCGGCTCCATCTGGCCCATGACTTTCGGTCTGGCGTGCTGCGCGGTGGAAATGATTCACGTGGGTTGCTCCCGCTACGACCTGGATCGTTTCGGTTCCTTCTTTCGTCCCAGCCCCCGTCAGTCCGATCTGATGATCGTGGCGGGGACCTTGACCAACAAGATGGCGCCGGCGCTGCGCAAGGTCTATGACCAGATGCCGGAGCCCCGCTGGGTGATGTCGATGGGGTCCTGCGCCAATGGCGGCGGCTATTACCACTATTCCTACTCGGTGGTGCGCGGCTGCGATCGAATCGTACCGGTGGATATCTATGTTCCCGGCTGTCCGCCAACCGCCGAGGCGCTGCTCTACAGCTTCATCCAGTTGCAGAACAAGGTGAAGCGCACCAATACCATCGCCCGTTGA
- the tpiA gene encoding triose-phosphate isomerase has protein sequence MRTKFVAGNWKMHGSLAVNLGLLHAVRDGAAGLAAQVAVCVPYPYLAQARSVLAGSKVAWGAQDVSEHAQGAYTGEVSGAMLQDFGCGYAIVGHSERRSYYGDTDAVVAAKYQAAQAVGLTPILCVGETLAEREAGITAEVVTRQLEAVLDRCGVASLARAVVAYEPVWAIGTGKTATPAQAQEVHALIRVRVASDSAAVAEGLRILYGGSVKPGNAKELFSQPDIDGGLIGGAALVASDFLAICAAG, from the coding sequence ATGCGGACAAAATTCGTTGCCGGAAACTGGAAGATGCATGGCAGCCTGGCCGTGAATCTGGGGCTGCTCCATGCGGTACGCGATGGCGCCGCCGGGTTGGCGGCGCAGGTGGCCGTCTGCGTGCCCTATCCCTATCTGGCCCAGGCGCGTTCGGTGCTTGCCGGCAGCAAGGTGGCCTGGGGCGCCCAGGACGTTTCCGAGCACGCGCAGGGCGCATACACCGGCGAGGTGAGCGGCGCCATGTTGCAGGATTTCGGCTGCGGCTACGCGATCGTCGGCCATTCGGAGCGCCGATCCTATTACGGCGATACCGACGCCGTGGTGGCGGCCAAATACCAGGCGGCCCAGGCGGTCGGTTTGACGCCGATCCTCTGCGTGGGCGAGACGTTGGCCGAACGCGAGGCGGGCATCACCGCCGAGGTGGTGACCCGGCAGCTGGAGGCGGTGCTGGACCGTTGTGGCGTGGCGTCCCTGGCGCGCGCGGTGGTGGCTTACGAACCGGTCTGGGCGATCGGCACCGGCAAGACCGCGACGCCGGCGCAGGCTCAGGAGGTCCATGCCCTGATTCGCGTCCGGGTGGCCAGCGATAGCGCCGCGGTGGCCGAGGGCCTGCGGATTCTGTACGGCGGCAGCGTCAAGCCGGGCAATGCGAAGGAACTGTTTTCCCAGCCGGATATCGACGGCGGGTTGATTGGTGGCGCGGCCCTGGTGGCCTCGGATTTTCTGGCCATTTGCGCGGCCGGCTAA
- the nuoF gene encoding NADH-quinone oxidoreductase subunit NuoF, with translation MALIDAINPVLTTGWSRGDEGWHLKDYEAREGYAALRKILADKTPPAEVINQVKASVLRGRGGAGFPTGLKWSFMPGNFPGDKYVVCNSDEGEPGTFKDRDLMRYDPHSVIEGMIIAGYAMGATRGYNYIHGEIFEIYQRFEAALDEARAAGLLGKNILGTDFSFELFAHHGFGAYICGEETGLLESLEGKKGQPRFKPPFPASYGLYGKPTTINNTETFAAVPFVLRMGSENYLNLGKPNNGGTKLFSVSGHVNRPGNYEVPLGTPFAKLLEMAGGMRGGRKLKAVIPGGSSAPVLPAEIMMDLTMDYDAIAKAGSMLGSGAVIVMDETVCMVKALERLSYFYYEESCGQCTPCREGTGWMHKIIHRIENGEGRPGDLELLSSITPNIMGRTICALGDAAAMPVNGFLKHFHSEFEYHIENKQCLVPRDVQRAGSTFHRNSSTVPSC, from the coding sequence ATGGCCCTGATCGACGCAATCAATCCCGTCCTGACCACCGGCTGGAGTCGCGGCGACGAGGGCTGGCACCTGAAGGACTACGAGGCGCGGGAGGGCTACGCCGCGCTGCGCAAGATCCTCGCCGACAAGACGCCGCCGGCCGAGGTGATCAACCAGGTCAAGGCGTCGGTGCTGCGCGGGCGGGGCGGCGCGGGCTTTCCCACCGGCTTGAAGTGGAGCTTCATGCCCGGCAACTTCCCCGGCGACAAGTACGTGGTCTGCAACTCCGACGAGGGCGAGCCCGGCACCTTCAAGGACCGCGACTTGATGCGCTACGACCCGCATTCGGTGATCGAGGGCATGATCATCGCCGGTTACGCGATGGGCGCGACCCGCGGCTACAACTACATCCACGGCGAGATATTCGAGATCTACCAGCGCTTCGAGGCGGCCCTCGACGAAGCCCGCGCCGCGGGCCTGCTGGGCAAGAACATCCTCGGCACCGATTTCAGTTTCGAGCTCTTCGCCCACCATGGCTTCGGCGCCTACATCTGCGGCGAGGAAACCGGACTGCTGGAGTCGCTGGAAGGCAAGAAGGGCCAACCCCGCTTCAAGCCGCCGTTCCCGGCCAGCTACGGCCTCTACGGCAAGCCCACCACCATCAACAACACCGAGACCTTCGCCGCCGTTCCCTTCGTGCTGCGGATGGGGTCGGAGAACTATCTCAACCTGGGCAAGCCGAACAACGGCGGCACCAAGCTGTTTTCCGTTTCCGGCCACGTGAATCGCCCCGGCAACTATGAGGTGCCGCTGGGCACACCTTTCGCCAAGCTGCTGGAAATGGCCGGCGGAATGCGCGGCGGGCGCAAGCTGAAGGCCGTGATCCCCGGCGGTTCCTCGGCCCCGGTGCTTCCCGCAGAGATCATGATGGATCTCACCATGGACTACGACGCCATCGCCAAGGCCGGCTCGATGCTGGGTTCCGGCGCTGTGATCGTGATGGACGAGACGGTCTGCATGGTCAAGGCGCTGGAGCGGCTGTCCTACTTCTACTACGAAGAGTCCTGCGGTCAATGCACGCCCTGCCGCGAGGGCACGGGCTGGATGCACAAGATCATCCACCGCATCGAGAACGGCGAGGGCCGCCCTGGCGACCTGGAGCTGCTCTCCAGCATCACTCCCAACATCATGGGGCGCACCATCTGCGCCCTGGGCGACGCGGCGGCGATGCCGGTCAATGGTTTCCTCAAACACTTCCATTCCGAGTTCGAATACCACATCGAGAACAAGCAATGCCTCGTGCCCAGGGATGTCCAGCGGGCCGGCAGCACGTTCCATCGGAATTCTTCCACGGTACCGTCATGCTAG
- the nuoG gene encoding NADH-quinone oxidoreductase subunit NuoG, translating to MLEIEIDGKALQVQDGSTIIDAAHQAGTYIPHFCYHKKLSIAASCRMCLVEVEKAPKPMPACATPVTNGMKVFTHSSMAVKAQKGVMEFLLINHPLDCPICDQGGECQLQDLAVGYGGAQARYEEEKRVVPNKDLGPLVSTDMTRCINCTRCVRFTQEIAGFQELGQAFRGDRAEIMPFVENTVNSELSGNIIDLCPVGALTSKPFRFSARTWELSRRKSVSPHDGVGANLIVQTKLDRVYRVLPLENEDVNECWLADRDRFSYEALNSDQRLTKPMVKQDGQWREVEWNVALDYVSHALRDVAKTHGGSAIGALISPHATLEEMYLAQKLLRGIGCENIDSRLRQNDFSADGKQQGTPWLGLKIAELSDLDRALVIGSFLRKDQPLLAQRLRRAARRGAQVSVIHSADDDLLMKVFAKAIAAPSRLPEVLAQVLKAAAELKGVGIDASVAAVEVSAEARRIAESLASATNGAVLLGNFAQQHPQAATLAALAQKLAEITGVRFGFLGAAANSVGAYVAQAITAANGPNTGLNARTMLEQPRRAYLLLGVEPELDCADGAAALAAMREAQTVIVMSPFKSQAALDYADVMLPVSPFSETSGTFVNTEGRVQSFHAVVKPQGETRPAWKVLRVLGNLLNQPDFEYDSSEEVRQAVLGGTPEFVSGLGNSQNAVPSLAATGAAAATLERVGEVPLYFADALVRRAPSLQATVDGAAPRAAMSGAALDRIGVAEGATVRVRSGAGEVTLVACLDAGLPEGCVRIPAAHAATVALGAQFGGLVVEKA from the coding sequence ATGCTAGAAATCGAGATCGACGGCAAGGCGCTGCAAGTCCAGGACGGCAGCACCATCATTGACGCCGCCCATCAGGCCGGCACCTACATTCCGCATTTCTGCTACCACAAGAAGCTGTCCATCGCGGCCAGCTGCCGCATGTGCCTGGTGGAAGTGGAAAAGGCCCCCAAGCCCATGCCCGCCTGCGCGACGCCTGTCACCAACGGCATGAAAGTGTTCACCCATTCCAGCATGGCGGTGAAGGCGCAGAAGGGGGTGATGGAGTTCCTGCTGATCAACCACCCCCTGGATTGCCCGATCTGCGACCAGGGCGGCGAATGCCAGTTGCAGGATCTGGCCGTCGGCTACGGCGGTGCCCAGGCCCGCTACGAGGAAGAGAAGCGGGTGGTGCCGAACAAGGATCTGGGGCCCCTGGTTTCCACCGACATGACCCGGTGCATCAACTGCACCCGCTGCGTGCGTTTCACTCAGGAAATCGCCGGCTTCCAGGAATTGGGCCAGGCCTTCCGCGGCGACCGGGCGGAGATCATGCCCTTTGTCGAGAACACGGTGAACTCGGAGCTGTCGGGAAACATCATCGACCTCTGTCCGGTGGGCGCCCTGACTTCCAAGCCCTTCCGCTTTTCCGCCCGCACCTGGGAATTGTCCCGCCGCAAGTCGGTGAGTCCCCACGACGGCGTCGGCGCCAACCTGATCGTCCAGACCAAGCTCGACCGCGTCTATCGGGTGCTGCCGCTGGAAAACGAGGACGTCAATGAGTGCTGGCTGGCCGACCGCGACCGTTTCTCCTATGAAGCGCTCAACTCCGACCAGCGCCTGACCAAACCGATGGTCAAGCAGGACGGCCAGTGGCGCGAAGTCGAGTGGAACGTCGCCCTCGACTATGTTTCCCATGCGCTGCGCGACGTGGCCAAGACCCACGGCGGCAGCGCCATCGGCGCCCTGATCAGCCCGCACGCGACGCTGGAGGAAATGTACCTCGCCCAGAAGCTGCTGCGCGGCATCGGCTGCGAGAACATCGACAGCCGCCTGCGGCAGAACGATTTCTCCGCCGACGGCAAGCAGCAGGGCACGCCCTGGCTGGGCCTGAAGATCGCCGAGCTTTCCGACCTCGACCGCGCCCTGGTGATCGGCTCCTTCCTGCGCAAGGACCAGCCCCTGCTGGCCCAGCGCCTGCGCCGGGCCGCCAGGCGGGGCGCCCAGGTCAGCGTCATCCATTCAGCCGACGATGACCTGTTGATGAAGGTCTTCGCCAAGGCGATCGCCGCGCCTTCGCGCCTGCCCGAGGTGCTGGCCCAGGTGCTCAAGGCGGCCGCGGAGCTCAAAGGCGTCGGCATCGACGCCAGCGTGGCTGCGGTGGAAGTCTCCGCCGAGGCCCGCCGGATCGCCGAGAGCCTGGCATCCGCCACCAACGGCGCGGTGTTGCTGGGCAACTTCGCCCAGCAGCATCCGCAGGCCGCGACCCTGGCGGCGCTGGCGCAGAAGCTGGCCGAGATCACCGGCGTCCGCTTCGGCTTCCTCGGCGCCGCCGCCAACAGCGTTGGCGCCTATGTCGCCCAGGCGATCACGGCGGCCAATGGTCCTAACACTGGCCTCAACGCCAGGACCATGCTGGAACAGCCGCGCCGCGCCTATCTGCTGCTCGGCGTCGAACCGGAACTGGATTGCGCCGACGGCGCCGCCGCGCTGGCGGCGATGCGCGAGGCGCAGACCGTGATCGTGATGTCGCCCTTCAAGTCGCAGGCCGCGCTGGACTACGCCGATGTGATGCTGCCGGTGTCGCCCTTCAGCGAGACCTCCGGCACCTTCGTCAATACCGAGGGGCGGGTGCAGAGCTTCCACGCCGTGGTGAAGCCGCAGGGTGAAACGCGCCCGGCCTGGAAGGTGCTGCGAGTACTGGGCAACCTGCTCAACCAGCCGGATTTCGAATACGACAGCAGCGAGGAAGTGCGCCAGGCGGTGCTGGGCGGCACGCCGGAATTCGTTTCCGGTCTGGGCAACAGCCAGAATGCGGTGCCGTCTCTTGCGGCGACCGGCGCTGCCGCGGCCACGCTGGAGCGGGTCGGCGAGGTGCCGCTGTACTTCGCCGACGCCCTGGTCCGGCGCGCGCCCAGCTTGCAGGCAACCGTGGATGGCGCCGCGCCGCGGGCGGCGATGAGCGGCGCCGCGCTGGACAGGATCGGCGTGGCGGAGGGTGCCACGGTGCGAGTCCGGAGTGGCGCTGGCGAGGTGACGCTGGTCGCATGCCTGGACGCCGGCCTGCCTGAGGGCTGCGTGCGGATTCCGGCGGCCCATGCCGCCACTGTCGCCCTGGGCGCCCAGTTCGGCGGCCTGGTCGTGGAGAAAGCCTGA
- the nuoE gene encoding NADH-quinone oxidoreductase subunit NuoE, translating into MLSQDSLQKIDREIAKYPADQKQSAVMAALAIAQDEKGWLSNETIRFVAEYLGMAPMAAYEVASFYNMYDLQPVGKYKLTVCTNLPCALSGGVHAADYLKEKLGIDFNETTADGKFTLKEGECMGACGDAPVMLLNNKRMCSHMLPEQIDALLAECK; encoded by the coding sequence ATGCTGAGTCAAGATTCCCTGCAAAAGATCGATCGCGAGATCGCAAAGTACCCGGCGGACCAGAAACAGTCGGCAGTGATGGCGGCGCTGGCCATCGCCCAGGATGAAAAAGGCTGGTTGTCCAACGAGACCATCCGGTTCGTCGCCGAATATCTCGGCATGGCGCCGATGGCGGCCTACGAGGTGGCGAGCTTCTACAACATGTACGACCTGCAACCGGTCGGCAAGTACAAGCTGACCGTCTGCACCAATCTGCCCTGCGCCCTTTCCGGTGGCGTCCATGCCGCCGACTACCTGAAGGAAAAACTCGGCATCGACTTCAACGAGACCACGGCCGACGGCAAGTTCACCCTGAAGGAGGGCGAGTGCATGGGGGCCTGCGGCGATGCGCCGGTGATGCTGCTGAACAACAAGCGCATGTGCAGCCACATGCTGCCCGAGCAGATCGATGCGTTGCTGGCGGAGTGCAAATAA
- the phoR gene encoding phosphate regulon sensor histidine kinase PhoR: MKVFGGFLLRLLLLALAGLALGWWLGPVTALALMCGVLLIDQALHLWHLRRLRRWLWATDTSRLPEETGLWGDIFVDLYRMQKRHARDRDQLAAALNHFREAASALPEGVMLLDGEGRIEWLNAMAQRQFDLDPQRDQGTLVTHLIRQPDFAEYVKTKERREPLMLRMGTSPARDLALQLFPFDGGCLLYSRDVTQLQRVETVRRDFIANVSHELRTPLTVILGFLEPLTEDEALAAESRVQYLAMIQDQARRMSRLVEDLLTLSKLEAQADPLQEEVVDMPALLNALLDEGRALSGGRHEFAAEIDDLALMGSASELRSAFGNLISNAVRYTPEGGRIALRWGRQGAGALFEVSDNGIGIAAEHVPRLTERFYRVDKGRSARTGGTGLGLAIVKYVLLRHQARLEIRSELGRGSCFQVVFPPGRALAA; the protein is encoded by the coding sequence ATGAAGGTCTTTGGGGGATTCCTGTTGCGCCTGCTGCTGCTGGCTTTGGCAGGGCTGGCGTTGGGCTGGTGGCTCGGCCCGGTCACGGCGCTGGCGCTGATGTGCGGCGTGCTGCTGATCGATCAGGCGCTGCATCTGTGGCACCTGCGGCGCCTGCGGCGCTGGCTGTGGGCTACCGACACCAGCCGTCTGCCCGAGGAGACGGGGCTGTGGGGCGATATCTTCGTGGACCTGTACCGGATGCAAAAGCGCCATGCACGGGACCGGGATCAACTGGCGGCGGCGCTGAACCATTTTCGCGAGGCGGCCAGCGCCCTGCCCGAAGGCGTGATGCTGCTGGACGGCGAAGGCCGCATCGAGTGGCTGAACGCGATGGCCCAGCGCCAGTTCGACCTCGACCCGCAACGCGACCAGGGCACCTTGGTCACCCATCTGATTCGCCAGCCCGACTTTGCCGAATACGTGAAGACGAAGGAGCGACGCGAGCCCCTGATGCTGCGCATGGGGACGAGTCCGGCGCGGGACCTGGCCTTGCAACTGTTTCCCTTCGACGGCGGGTGTCTGCTGTATTCGCGCGATGTGACCCAGTTGCAGCGGGTGGAGACGGTGCGCCGCGATTTCATCGCCAACGTGTCCCACGAGTTGCGCACGCCGCTGACCGTGATCCTCGGTTTTCTGGAACCCCTCACGGAGGACGAGGCTCTGGCGGCGGAAAGCCGTGTCCAGTACCTGGCGATGATTCAGGACCAGGCCCGGCGCATGAGCCGCCTGGTGGAGGATTTGCTGACGCTCTCGAAACTGGAGGCACAGGCCGATCCGCTGCAGGAGGAGGTGGTCGACATGCCGGCGCTGCTGAATGCCCTGCTCGACGAAGGACGGGCGCTTTCCGGCGGGCGCCACGAGTTCGCGGCGGAAATCGACGATCTGGCGCTGATGGGCAGCGCCAGTGAGCTGCGCAGCGCTTTCGGCAACCTGATCAGCAACGCGGTGCGCTATACGCCGGAGGGCGGACGCATTGCGTTGCGTTGGGGGCGCCAGGGGGCGGGCGCGCTGTTCGAGGTCAGCGACAACGGCATCGGCATCGCCGCCGAGCATGTTCCGCGCCTGACCGAGCGCTTCTACCGGGTGGACAAGGGACGCTCGGCCCGGACCGGCGGTACCGGCCTCGGGCTGGCCATCGTCAAATACGTGCTGCTGCGCCATCAGGCGCGGCTCGAAATACGGTCGGAACTGGGGCGGGGCAGTTGCTTCCAGGTGGTGTTCCCACCCGGCCGGGCGCTGGCGGCTTGA